Proteins encoded within one genomic window of Ammonifex degensii KC4:
- a CDS encoding RAMP superfamily CRISPR-associated protein: MTWTMYRWVWQVVSPLHIGMPPAGALNRTRLYIPARALWGAFTAELARRQSTGFPGYRQVGRQLQEQARLSYLFPAEEVQGQWLAWLPCYKEGQGLVWRREDGQEEENRRFRLRILITRPGTAIDPATDTAAEGTLREFELISSRWRPLDEGGDPQPVGMVGYLFCKDPALYEQLEEIREIFVGGDTRYGLGRLQRVHLEEATQFFDCSVDLSGNSPKVRANRVLAHTLLKKENDSPLVGSLECIAGWDTATDGLKEGKLTWAPGSSWQGDRECSIQEDGLWNGNAGSEAC; this comes from the coding sequence ATGACCTGGACGATGTATCGCTGGGTGTGGCAGGTGGTTTCGCCTCTCCATATCGGCATGCCGCCAGCCGGTGCTCTCAACCGCACCCGCCTGTATATCCCCGCCCGGGCTTTATGGGGCGCCTTCACCGCCGAGCTGGCCCGGCGGCAAAGCACCGGCTTCCCCGGTTACCGGCAAGTAGGAAGGCAACTTCAGGAACAGGCCCGCCTGAGCTACCTTTTTCCGGCGGAAGAGGTACAGGGCCAGTGGCTCGCGTGGCTTCCCTGTTACAAGGAGGGTCAGGGCCTGGTGTGGCGGCGTGAGGATGGACAAGAAGAGGAAAACCGACGCTTCCGCCTGCGGATCCTGATCACACGTCCGGGAACGGCCATTGATCCGGCCACCGATACTGCTGCCGAAGGAACCCTGCGGGAGTTTGAACTCATCAGTTCCCGGTGGCGTCCCCTTGACGAAGGAGGCGACCCCCAACCGGTTGGCATGGTGGGATACCTCTTCTGCAAGGACCCAGCCTTGTACGAGCAGCTCGAGGAAATCCGGGAAATCTTCGTGGGAGGGGATACCCGCTACGGGCTGGGCCGCCTGCAGCGGGTGCATCTGGAGGAAGCAACCCAGTTTTTTGACTGCTCGGTGGACCTGAGCGGCAATTCGCCGAAAGTGCGCGCGAACCGTGTACTGGCTCATACGCTACTGAAAAAGGAAAATGATTCGCCTCTAGTGGGAAGCCTGGAATGCATCGCCGGCTGGGACACGGCGACGGATGGGCTCAAAGAGGGCAAATTGACCTGGGCCCCAGGATCCAGCTGGCAGGGAGACCGAGAATGTAGCATCCAGGAGGACGGATTGTGGAACGGTAATGCTGGTTCGGAGGCTTGCTGA